The nucleotide window GCTTTTTAGATATCACCGGGTCACATTTACTCTTTGGAACAACGGATGAGATTGTCCGGAAAATCCAACGTGATATTTTGGAAGAATTGCGACTTTATGTAACCATTGGCATTGGCGACAACCCCCTTCTGGCTAAACTTGCACTAGACAATGTTGCTAAAAACCGCCCAGATGGAATTGCTGAATGGCGTTATGAGGATGTCCCGGAAACTATTTGGAAAATCAAGCATTTAGAAGATGTTTGCGGAATCGGGCAAAGAACAGCCGCGCACCTTAAAAGAATGGGTATTTTCAGCATGTTTCAGCTTAGCCAAACACCGCCACCAGTTTTAAAAAGTGCGATGGGGGTGATTGGCGAGCAACTTTATTATCATTCGCACGGAATTGATTACAGCCGTTTAAACGAAAAATATGAGCCTCTTAGTAAAAGTTATGGTAAAAGTCAAATTCTCGAGAAAGATTATCACATTCCTGCTGAAGTGGAGATTGTTATCCGCGAAATGGTAGAAGAAGTCGCCATGCGGTTACGACAACATCATGTCGATACTTCCGTGATTCATTTAAGCATCGGCTACAGTAAATACAGCATAAAAAAAGGATTTAGCCACCAAGCTAAAATCCCTTCTACTAATAGTAGTCATGTGCTGATTCCTTATTTTATAGATTTATTTAGGCGTTACGACGAACACGAGCCAGTCCGTTCGATTGCAATTTCATGCGGTAAAATCACTTTAAAAACAGGATTACAACTAAACTTATTTGAAGATGTTACTCACACATTAAACCACGAACAGCTTGAAGTAACTGTTGATAAAATTCGGATGCGCTATGGCTTTAAGTCTTTGATGCATGCGAGCAGTTTGTTAAATGGTGCAACTGGCTTAAAACGTTCCGAAATGGTTGGTGGTCACAAAGGGTAATTACTCTGGTTTGACGCGGAATAAAAAGTCTTGCACCATTGTTGTAAATATTTTCGCTTGCTCAATTTGTAAATTATGCCCAGCAAAATCAAGAATAGTAAAGGAAGCATGTGGATACTTTTCGAGCAAACAAAGCCCATCTGTATAACCAACATGATCATCTTGACGACCGAATAAGAATAATCCTGGCACATCAAAAGAAGCATTTTCATCTGGATCAAAACTAAGTGCATAATTCTGAGCTAGCCTATCTAAAAATTCACCATCTGCATGAATTATTCCAGACATCACTTCTGCCAAAAAGCGATTCCAATTTCTAGAAGTTAAAATAACACCACTTTTTGAAAAGTAAGCTTTATCTTCTTTAGATAATGACCGCACAAATGCCTCATCCTGATACATTACTTCTTGCTTAGGCAAGGTTCTTTTCTCTTTTTCCGGATAAATTACTGGGCAGATAAGTAGCATACCAAGCACTCGGTCAGGGCATTTTGCAGCGATTGCGCGGGCTAAATAACCGCCGTAAGATTCTCCAGCAAGAATAAATTTTTCATCAGGAATGACTGCTTCAATAAATTCAATTAGCAGTGTGAGCACGTGATCGGCATTTTGAATGGAGTCATAATTCTCGGTTTTCCCCATGCCCGGTAAATCTAAATAAATACGCGAAAACGGACTTTTTTTATCGAAAACTGGCTCCATACAGCCAATCATTAACTGAGAATCAGGCGAAAAACCATGAATCATTATTATCGGGATGCCTTCACCATATTGTTCATAATAAACGTCTACGCTGCGGATTGTTTTATGCATAAATACTCCTCCTTGCGTTTATTTTTATCATAACATATTATTCTTCCACCATTCGATACCCAACCCCGACTTCTGTCAAAATATAGACAGGTTCAGCGGGGTTATTTTCGATTTTTCGTCTAATATTACTCAAGTTTACTCGGAGGGCTTGATTTTCACTTGGATAAGGTCCCCAAATCTCACGAATAATGAAGTCATGTGTTAGTACCTTTCCAGCATGACGAGCTAATAGTAACAAAATTTTATATTCAATCGGTGTAAAATGGATTTCTGTATCATCTATTTTAACAAGGCGCCTGGCATCATCGATAGAAAGGTTTTGAATTTGAATGGTCGCATCATTGGGCGTTTCTTTACTACTTGGTTGAATGTGCCTAAGCGCTGTCCGAATTCGTGCCAATAGTTCTGATGTCCCGAATGGTTTCGTAATATAATCATCCGCACCAAGATCTAGTGCAGTTACCTTTTCACGTTCGTGGTCCCTCGCTGACACGACAATAATCGGCACTTTTGACCAAACTCGGATATTTTGAAGGACGTCTAACCCTTCCATATCAGGCAAACCAAGGTCAAGTAATACCACGTCAGGCGAATGACTTGCAGTTTGCTCTAGTGCCTCTTTTCCACTCACTGCTTTAATCACTGCATAATCACTTGCAGTCAAAACCGCTGAAATAAAGTTGCTGATGCCCTCTTCATCTTCCACAATTAGTACAAGTCGTTTACTGTTCATCTTCGTCTCCTCCGTCCAGTGGTAAAGTAAACCAGAATGTGGCTCCACCAAGTTCATTATTTTTCGCCTCAAGTGTCCCGTCATGCGCTCGAATAATTGACATACAAATCGATAAGCCTAGACCAAGTCCTCGCGACATATCCGATCGTTCTCTAGCTTCTACTGCAAAAGTATCAAATAACTCGGTCAGACGATTTTCCGGGATACCCGTTCCGTTATCACGAACGCTAAATATCGCACTTTCTTTTGTCTTTGTCACATCCACCCAAACCTCTGCATCTGGACCAGCATGACGAAGGGCATTTTCCATTAAATTAATTAAAACTTGTTCAATAAGCGTCCCGTCCATCGGAACCATCAGTAAATCACGAGGTACTTCCACATGAATATTTCGGTCCGTAAAGCGTTTTTTTATCCGTCCAACTGCCTCACCAACAATCTCCTCCACAGCCTCTGGTTCTCGTTCCAAACGGACCAAGCCTTCACTAATTCGCGTAACAGAAAGCAAATTTTCCACCATTCGAATTAACCAACCGGCATCGTCTTTAATTCCTTTAATTAAATTCTGTTGAGTTGCTTTGTCTAACTCGGCTTCATTCTCAAGGAGTGCTGAACTTGCCCCAATAATCCCGGTGAGCGGCGTTCTTAAATCATGCGAAATAGCTCTAAGCAAATTACTTCTCATTTTCTCTTTGGCTGATTCGATGATGATTTGACGCTGTTCTTCTGACAAATATTGCCGTTCGAGTGCTAGTGCCACTTGCGAGCTAATCATCCGTAAGAATATCCGGTTATCTTGCGTCAGCGGACCTTCTTCCATTGAGCAGGAAACACCGATAACTCCAAGTACTTTCCCTTGCGACATCACTGGCATATAGTAACCAAATGCGCCCATTAATGTGTCGGTTCCTGCACCTGCTCTTTTCTTGTTTTTGAAAACCCAGTGTGCCACAGCTTCTTCGTCTGCATTTAAGAGCGCACTTGCATCTTCTTTACCTTCTGCTTGAACAAAAATCCCTTTATTACTTTTAGCTGGATTAGTAGAATAAAAAATAACGGAGCGCCCAAACAAATGTACAATATATTCATTTGTGAGGTCGATAATACCTTTTAAATTCCTAGTTACTAGCAGACGTTTATTGATTTCATATAAGACTTCCGTTCGCCGTTCGCGTTCAACCGCCAGACTTGCTTGAGTTTTGATTCGGACGGTTAACGTACTTGTAATCAGCGCAACAAGCAACATAATTCCAAATGTTACTGGATAACCTGCTTGAATCGTATTAAAAGTATACTGTGGCGACGTAAAGAAGAAATTAAACAACATAACTCCAATAATTGAGCCTAAAACACCATATACATAGCCACTCGTCACTCTAGAAATGATTAAAACTGATAATATATATACCATAATGACATTTTGATCACCAATGCCAAATTCACTAAGCCCAATACAAATTGCGGTTGCTAAACAAAGTAGTAGAACCATTTTTGCCATATCGTGCCATGTTAAGAAACTTTTAAAACGCATTTTCATACGGCGTTTTTTCATTTCCGGATTGCTTGAAGGAATAATATGCATATCAACATTATCTAAATGGCTAATAAGCTGATCTTCAAAATCGTCTTCAAACAGCGAACGCAGCCCCATACGACGACGCGATTTCCCGACGACAATATTTGTTACTCCGGTCAAACGTGCGTACTCAGCTACTGTCTCTGTAATATCGTGTCCTGCAAGCGTAACAATCTCCGCACCAAGTCGTTCAGCCAGTTCCATTGTCTCGCGAAGACACTTTTTCTCTTGTTTTGACATATAATCATTTTCTTCGTTTTCAATATAAAGAGCTGTC belongs to Listeria ivanovii subsp. ivanovii and includes:
- a CDS encoding alpha/beta fold hydrolase — its product is MHKTIRSVDVYYEQYGEGIPIIMIHGFSPDSQLMIGCMEPVFDKKSPFSRIYLDLPGMGKTENYDSIQNADHVLTLLIEFIEAVIPDEKFILAGESYGGYLARAIAAKCPDRVLGMLLICPVIYPEKEKRTLPKQEVMYQDEAFVRSLSKEDKAYFSKSGVILTSRNWNRFLAEVMSGIIHADGEFLDRLAQNYALSFDPDENASFDVPGLFLFGRQDDHVGYTDGLCLLEKYPHASFTILDFAGHNLQIEQAKIFTTMVQDFLFRVKPE
- a CDS encoding sensor histidine kinase gives rise to the protein METNRPSPEELLLNLQEEADSTMGKLKIYFGFAAGVGKTYAMLSDAKDQLASGVDVVAGYIEPHARAETLKMLEGIPVIPPKTVNHKNISLKEFDLDEALRHKPELILVDELAHTNAEGVRNKKRFQDVEELLQAGIDVYTTVNVQHIESLNDIVEGITKVTVRETIPDYVFDEADRVNLIDIEPDELLKRLEQGKIYRPERAKKAMQNFFTRENLKLLREIAMRKAADRISHEYDQSGVYPEKRASSKWLVCISAAPSSAKLIRWTARTAEAFRAPWTALYIENEENDYMSKQEKKCLRETMELAERLGAEIVTLAGHDITETVAEYARLTGVTNIVVGKSRRRMGLRSLFEDDFEDQLISHLDNVDMHIIPSSNPEMKKRRMKMRFKSFLTWHDMAKMVLLLCLATAICIGLSEFGIGDQNVIMVYILSVLIISRVTSGYVYGVLGSIIGVMLFNFFFTSPQYTFNTIQAGYPVTFGIMLLVALITSTLTVRIKTQASLAVERERRTEVLYEINKRLLVTRNLKGIIDLTNEYIVHLFGRSVIFYSTNPAKSNKGIFVQAEGKEDASALLNADEEAVAHWVFKNKKRAGAGTDTLMGAFGYYMPVMSQGKVLGVIGVSCSMEEGPLTQDNRIFLRMISSQVALALERQYLSEEQRQIIIESAKEKMRSNLLRAISHDLRTPLTGIIGASSALLENEAELDKATQQNLIKGIKDDAGWLIRMVENLLSVTRISEGLVRLEREPEAVEEIVGEAVGRIKKRFTDRNIHVEVPRDLLMVPMDGTLIEQVLINLMENALRHAGPDAEVWVDVTKTKESAIFSVRDNGTGIPENRLTELFDTFAVEARERSDMSRGLGLGLSICMSIIRAHDGTLEAKNNELGGATFWFTLPLDGGDEDEQ
- a CDS encoding response regulator, whose protein sequence is MNSKRLVLIVEDEEGISNFISAVLTASDYAVIKAVSGKEALEQTASHSPDVVLLDLGLPDMEGLDVLQNIRVWSKVPIIVVSARDHEREKVTALDLGADDYITKPFGTSELLARIRTALRHIQPSSKETPNDATIQIQNLSIDDARRLVKIDDTEIHFTPIEYKILLLLARHAGKVLTHDFIIREIWGPYPSENQALRVNLSNIRRKIENNPAEPVYILTEVGVGYRMVEE
- a CDS encoding Y-family DNA polymerase, coding for MLNRFFASVECVKRRLNPLETYLVVMSNAERSGGLVLAATPKMKSEHHIKTGSRMYELPTWDKRIIIAPPRMKLYLKVNAMIQAIFRRYVPAEFIHVYSIDECFLDITGSHLLFGTTDEIVRKIQRDILEELRLYVTIGIGDNPLLAKLALDNVAKNRPDGIAEWRYEDVPETIWKIKHLEDVCGIGQRTAAHLKRMGIFSMFQLSQTPPPVLKSAMGVIGEQLYYHSHGIDYSRLNEKYEPLSKSYGKSQILEKDYHIPAEVEIVIREMVEEVAMRLRQHHVDTSVIHLSIGYSKYSIKKGFSHQAKIPSTNSSHVLIPYFIDLFRRYDEHEPVRSIAISCGKITLKTGLQLNLFEDVTHTLNHEQLEVTVDKIRMRYGFKSLMHASSLLNGATGLKRSEMVGGHKG